One Actinomadura viridis genomic region harbors:
- a CDS encoding sugar ABC transporter substrate-binding protein, producing the protein MARKKALAAVTAAFAAVTLAAGCGQAEQAGGSQDTAAKTKNLTVGVSTLGLSFPFPAAISKGIKAEAARLGVKIVEVDAQGKAEKQSSDVQDLAGQRPDGVLLLPVDSGVATGMVDQLKNAGIPTVAVASQVGDPKTRKLDDVYPGLAALVTQDEYAAGRKAGELAVKAVPKGGPIAVVEGAAGFAEVELRFRDFLAPAKAAGITYDVVTRQPGDWVPDKAQAACQNMLAAHPDVKLFYAESDDMGVGCAKAVKAAGSKAAVIGIGGSKLGTDAVKSGELYGTVCFKPEDLGKRAMQVLHEQLTGAKKYDAQFVTYDTPSITKDNVGDCQPQW; encoded by the coding sequence ATGGCACGAAAGAAGGCCCTGGCAGCCGTGACGGCCGCGTTCGCGGCGGTGACCCTGGCCGCGGGATGCGGGCAGGCCGAGCAGGCCGGCGGGTCCCAGGACACCGCGGCCAAGACCAAGAACCTCACCGTCGGGGTCTCCACCCTGGGGCTGAGCTTCCCCTTCCCGGCCGCGATCAGCAAGGGCATCAAGGCCGAGGCCGCCCGCCTCGGCGTCAAGATCGTCGAGGTCGACGCGCAGGGCAAGGCCGAGAAGCAGTCCAGCGACGTCCAGGACCTGGCGGGCCAGCGGCCGGACGGCGTCCTGCTGCTCCCCGTCGACTCCGGTGTGGCCACCGGGATGGTCGACCAGCTCAAGAACGCCGGCATCCCCACCGTGGCGGTCGCGTCCCAGGTCGGCGACCCCAAGACCCGCAAGCTCGACGACGTCTACCCGGGCCTGGCCGCCCTGGTGACCCAGGACGAGTACGCCGCCGGGCGCAAGGCCGGCGAGCTGGCCGTCAAGGCCGTGCCCAAGGGCGGCCCGATCGCGGTCGTCGAGGGCGCCGCCGGGTTCGCCGAGGTCGAGCTGCGGTTCCGCGACTTCCTGGCCCCGGCCAAGGCGGCCGGGATCACCTACGACGTGGTCACCCGGCAGCCGGGCGACTGGGTGCCCGACAAGGCGCAGGCGGCCTGCCAGAACATGCTCGCCGCCCACCCCGACGTCAAGCTCTTCTACGCCGAGAGCGACGACATGGGCGTCGGCTGCGCCAAGGCCGTCAAGGCCGCCGGCTCCAAGGCCGCCGTGATCGGGATCGGCGGCTCCAAGCTCGGCACCGACGCCGTCAAGAGCGGCGAGCTGTACGGGACCGTCTGCTTCAAGCCCGAGGACCTCGGCAAGCGCGCCATGCAGGTGCTGCACGAGCAGCTGACCGGCGCCAAGAAGTACGACGCCCAGTTCGTCACCTACGACACCCCGTCGATCACCAAGGACAACGTCGGCGACTGCCAGCCGCAATGGTGA
- a CDS encoding class-II fumarase/aspartase family protein: MRGHAFRLLSALYHDEPMLAIWSPEETVATWLRVESELAQAQAETGLLRQDDADAISAVCRPELIDLDRLWEGARTVGYPILPLVRQIAGHLPPGPDGRVHYGATTQDIMDTGLALQLVRSCDRLIELALEFGDALAALTGDHAEVVVAARTHAQQAVPTTFGAKTAVFLGEVAREVDELRRVRPAVGVVSLFGAGGTNAAMGEDAARVRAALARRLGLADTDVPWHVARDRVARFGQACSLLAATCVRFAREVVDLSRTEIGEVGEEDGHHRGASSTMPQKVNPISSESVIGYGVAASGSAALLARAMEAGHERSAGEWQIEWLAVPQLAEYTAAAVRLSAGTAGSLRVFPERMRANLALDGGLLMSEALMMRLAPALGRERAHDLVYAAAARARAEGADLVGVCARDLPEDVREEIGPLLLDPAAYLGEAMSVASSAVREWKTVRNGGGA, translated from the coding sequence ATGCGGGGTCACGCGTTCCGGCTGCTGTCGGCGCTCTACCACGACGAGCCGATGCTGGCGATCTGGTCGCCGGAGGAGACCGTCGCCACCTGGCTGCGGGTGGAGTCCGAGCTGGCGCAGGCCCAGGCGGAGACGGGGCTGCTGCGGCAGGACGACGCGGACGCGATCTCCGCCGTCTGCCGGCCGGAGCTCATCGACCTGGACCGGCTCTGGGAGGGCGCCCGCACCGTCGGGTACCCGATCCTGCCGCTGGTCCGGCAGATCGCCGGGCACCTGCCGCCGGGGCCGGACGGGCGGGTGCACTACGGCGCCACGACCCAGGACATCATGGACACCGGGCTGGCGCTGCAGCTCGTCCGGTCCTGCGACCGGCTGATCGAGCTGGCGCTGGAGTTCGGGGACGCGCTGGCCGCGCTGACCGGCGACCACGCCGAGGTCGTGGTGGCCGCGCGCACCCACGCCCAGCAGGCGGTGCCGACCACGTTCGGCGCCAAGACGGCGGTGTTCCTGGGCGAGGTCGCCCGGGAGGTCGACGAGCTGCGGCGGGTGCGGCCGGCCGTCGGCGTGGTGTCGCTGTTCGGCGCGGGCGGCACCAACGCGGCGATGGGGGAGGACGCGGCGCGGGTACGGGCCGCGCTCGCCCGGCGGCTCGGCCTCGCCGACACCGACGTGCCCTGGCACGTGGCCCGGGACCGGGTCGCCCGGTTCGGCCAGGCGTGCTCGCTGCTGGCCGCGACCTGCGTGCGATTCGCGCGTGAGGTCGTCGACCTGTCGCGTACGGAGATCGGCGAGGTCGGCGAGGAGGACGGGCACCACCGCGGCGCCTCCTCCACGATGCCGCAGAAGGTGAACCCGATCTCCTCCGAGTCCGTCATCGGCTACGGCGTCGCGGCGTCGGGCTCGGCGGCGCTGCTGGCACGGGCGATGGAGGCCGGGCACGAGCGCAGCGCGGGGGAGTGGCAGATCGAGTGGCTGGCGGTGCCCCAGCTGGCGGAGTACACCGCCGCCGCGGTGCGGCTGTCGGCCGGGACGGCGGGCTCGCTGCGGGTCTTCCCCGAGCGGATGCGCGCCAACCTGGCCCTCGACGGCGGCCTGCTGATGAGCGAGGCGCTGATGATGCGGCTCGCGCCGGCGCTCGGCCGGGAACGGGCCCACGACCTGGTGTACGCCGCCGCCGCGCGGGCCCGGGCCGAGGGCGCGGACCTGGTCGGCGTGTGCGCGCGGGACCTGCCCGAGGACGTGCGCGAGGAGATCGGCCCGCTGCTCCTCGACCCGGCCGCCTACCTCGGCGAGGCGATGTCGGTCGCGTCGAGCGCGGTCCGGGAGTGGAAGACGGTACGGAACGGAGGAGGGGCGTGA
- a CDS encoding alpha-ketoacid dehydrogenase subunit beta encodes MPELTTTREAGEAPVAETRRLKYGEAVNAALARVLAEVPQTLLYGEDVGKPGGVFGVTRGLRRKFGDRVFDTPISEAAILGSAVGAALMGARPIVEIMWADFSLVALDQLVNQAANARYVSRGAAPAPIVVRTQQGNAPGACAQHSQSLEALFLHVPGLRLVMPRTAQDAHDAVVSAVHADDPVVIVENRTLYFGDKTEVELGGAARPMGWSHLRRPGRDVTVVSWGAVTGQALAAAESLAAGGVEAEVLELTWLNPLDMDAVLASVARTRRLAVVHEANVTGGFGGEIVARVAEAGIALDAAPVRIGAPDVRIPAAPVLARSLLPDAGGIAARLSEMVR; translated from the coding sequence ATGCCTGAGCTCACCACCACCAGGGAAGCCGGTGAGGCCCCGGTGGCCGAGACGCGGCGCCTCAAGTACGGCGAGGCCGTCAACGCCGCGCTCGCCCGGGTCCTGGCCGAGGTGCCGCAGACCCTCCTGTACGGGGAGGACGTCGGCAAGCCCGGCGGCGTCTTCGGCGTCACCCGCGGCCTGCGCCGCAAGTTCGGCGACCGGGTGTTCGACACCCCGATCAGCGAGGCGGCCATCCTCGGCAGCGCGGTCGGCGCGGCGCTGATGGGCGCCCGGCCGATCGTCGAGATCATGTGGGCCGACTTCTCCCTGGTCGCGCTGGACCAGCTGGTCAACCAGGCGGCCAACGCGCGGTACGTCTCGCGCGGCGCGGCCCCGGCCCCGATCGTCGTGCGCACCCAGCAGGGCAACGCGCCGGGCGCGTGCGCGCAGCACTCCCAGTCGCTGGAGGCGCTGTTCCTGCACGTCCCGGGGCTGCGGCTGGTGATGCCGCGGACCGCGCAGGACGCGCACGACGCGGTGGTCAGCGCGGTGCACGCCGACGACCCGGTCGTCATCGTGGAGAACCGCACGCTCTACTTCGGCGACAAGACCGAGGTCGAGCTGGGCGGGGCGGCGCGGCCGATGGGCTGGTCGCACCTGCGCCGCCCGGGCCGCGACGTCACCGTGGTGAGCTGGGGCGCGGTCACCGGCCAGGCGCTGGCGGCGGCCGAGTCCCTGGCGGCCGGCGGGGTCGAGGCCGAGGTCCTCGAACTGACCTGGCTGAACCCGCTGGACATGGACGCGGTCCTGGCCAGCGTCGCGCGCACCCGGCGGCTGGCGGTGGTCCACGAGGCCAACGTCACCGGCGGCTTCGGCGGCGAGATCGTCGCGCGCGTGGCGGAGGCCGGGATCGCCCTCGACGCCGCCCCGGTGCGGATCGGCGCCCCCGACGTACGGATCCCCGCGGCGCCGGTGCTGGCGCGGTCGCTGCTGCCGGACGCCGGCGGGATCGCCGCACGGCTCTCCGAGATGGTCCGCTGA
- a CDS encoding sugar ABC transporter ATP-binding protein — MGGVQDAGEREPLLLLDGVTKTFPNGTRALRGVSLAVRPGSVHGLVGANGAGKSTLVKIISGAHPPTGGVLRWAGQDQRWRDPGAARQAGIATIHQHVPLVPTLTVLENVFLDRRGPWRTTPALRAEFAALADRLGYPVDPDAVVGDLPIGPRQMVAVLQALAAGAQLVIMDEPTASLAEQERRVVFDAVRRLSAQGTAFLYISHFFDEIFELTDHVTVVRDGTTVLDEATAEVTEGMLVRAVTGRELLAVERAGGVEPDPGAPRVLEVSGLSSAVGLRDVSFDVRAGEIVGIAGLLGSGRSEILRAVFGDDPSAGGTVRVNGAAVGRSARAAVAAGVAYVPEDRAGQGLHGGLPLWQNVSLPDLSRLSRGGLVPRTADERERADRAVADLGIVTAGVDAVPGELSGGNAQKVVFAKWMYADTHVWLLDEPTAGVDVGAKADLLRLIRRFAAQGKAVVIVCGEFEELLSVATRVLVARGGRIVAERRASATTEEELLMLAHGLRTEPSDPNEEEEVPDEH, encoded by the coding sequence ATGGGCGGCGTCCAGGACGCCGGTGAGCGGGAGCCGCTGCTGCTCCTCGACGGCGTCACCAAGACGTTCCCGAACGGGACGCGCGCCCTGCGCGGCGTCTCCCTCGCCGTGCGCCCCGGCAGTGTCCACGGGCTGGTGGGCGCCAACGGGGCGGGCAAGTCCACCCTCGTCAAGATCATCTCTGGGGCGCATCCGCCGACCGGCGGCGTGCTGCGCTGGGCCGGCCAGGACCAGCGGTGGCGCGACCCCGGCGCGGCGCGCCAGGCCGGGATCGCGACCATCCACCAGCACGTCCCGCTGGTGCCCACGCTGACCGTGCTCGAGAACGTCTTCCTCGACCGGCGCGGGCCCTGGCGGACGACCCCGGCGCTGCGGGCGGAGTTCGCCGCGCTCGCCGACCGGCTCGGCTACCCCGTCGACCCGGACGCGGTGGTGGGCGACCTGCCCATCGGCCCGCGGCAGATGGTCGCGGTCCTCCAGGCGCTGGCGGCCGGCGCCCAGCTGGTGATCATGGACGAGCCCACCGCGTCGCTGGCGGAGCAGGAGCGGCGGGTGGTGTTCGACGCGGTGCGCCGGCTGTCGGCCCAGGGCACGGCGTTCCTCTACATCTCGCACTTCTTCGACGAGATCTTCGAGCTCACCGACCACGTGACGGTCGTCCGGGACGGCACGACCGTGCTGGACGAGGCCACCGCCGAGGTCACCGAGGGCATGCTCGTCCGCGCCGTCACCGGCCGCGAGCTGCTCGCCGTCGAACGCGCCGGCGGCGTCGAGCCCGACCCCGGCGCGCCGAGGGTGCTGGAGGTCTCCGGCCTGTCCTCGGCGGTCGGCCTGCGGGACGTCTCGTTCGACGTCCGCGCCGGTGAGATCGTCGGCATCGCCGGGCTGCTCGGGTCGGGCCGGTCGGAGATCCTGCGCGCCGTCTTCGGCGACGACCCCTCCGCCGGCGGCACCGTCCGCGTCAACGGCGCGGCGGTGGGCCGGTCGGCGCGGGCCGCGGTCGCCGCGGGCGTCGCCTACGTCCCCGAGGACCGCGCGGGGCAGGGCCTGCACGGCGGCCTGCCGCTCTGGCAGAACGTCTCCCTGCCCGACCTCTCGCGCCTGTCGCGCGGCGGGCTGGTGCCGCGCACCGCCGACGAGCGCGAGCGCGCGGACCGCGCGGTCGCCGACCTGGGCATCGTGACCGCGGGCGTCGACGCCGTGCCGGGCGAGCTGTCCGGCGGCAACGCCCAGAAGGTGGTGTTCGCCAAATGGATGTACGCCGACACGCACGTGTGGCTCCTCGACGAGCCCACCGCGGGCGTGGACGTCGGCGCCAAGGCCGACCTGCTGCGGCTGATCCGCCGCTTCGCCGCCCAGGGCAAGGCGGTCGTCATCGTGTGCGGCGAGTTCGAGGAGCTGCTGTCGGTGGCCACCCGGGTGCTGGTCGCCCGGGGCGGCCGGATCGTCGCCGAGCGGCGGGCGTCCGCGACCACCGAGGAGGAGCTGCTCATGCTGGCCCACGGCCTGCGGACCGAGCCGTCCGACCCGAACGAAGAAGAAGAGGTGCCCGATGAGCACTGA
- a CDS encoding thiamine pyrophosphate-dependent dehydrogenase E1 component subunit alpha — protein sequence MDGTHAGTDAGTHAEASGGARDGTGRRLADLHAMWRIRALEEKIRELRVADGGNGDVVGSVHLCIGQEAGPVGACSELEPGDALFATYRGHGWALARGVPAESMIAELAGRESGVNGGRGGSAYFTAPEHGFHGENSIVGAGLPIAVGAALAGRFDGSGRVAMTVCGDGALNQGASHEALNMAAAFRLPVVFVCENNYWSELTPIDEMVGEPELWRRAAGYGMAGERVDGNDPAAVRAAVRAAVQRARSGEGPTLLELMTQRLVGHYIGDVEQYRRPGELDRAREEEPIARLGRSLAAEGVPAADIEDARTRAQAEIERAAEAALAAPPADPRTAKDHVYA from the coding sequence ATGGACGGAACACACGCGGGGACGGACGCGGGAACGCACGCGGAGGCGTCCGGCGGGGCGCGGGACGGGACCGGGCGGCGGCTCGCCGACCTGCACGCCATGTGGCGCATCCGGGCCCTGGAGGAGAAGATCCGGGAGCTGCGGGTCGCCGACGGCGGCAACGGCGACGTCGTGGGATCGGTCCACCTGTGCATCGGCCAGGAGGCCGGTCCGGTGGGGGCGTGCTCGGAGCTGGAGCCCGGCGACGCGCTGTTCGCCACCTACCGGGGGCACGGCTGGGCGCTCGCCCGCGGCGTGCCCGCGGAGAGCATGATCGCAGAGCTGGCGGGACGGGAGTCGGGCGTCAACGGGGGCCGCGGCGGGTCGGCGTACTTCACCGCGCCCGAGCACGGCTTCCACGGTGAGAACTCCATCGTCGGGGCGGGGCTGCCGATCGCCGTGGGCGCCGCGCTGGCCGGGCGGTTCGACGGGAGCGGCCGGGTCGCGATGACGGTGTGCGGGGACGGGGCGCTGAACCAGGGCGCCTCGCACGAGGCCCTCAACATGGCCGCCGCGTTCCGCCTGCCGGTCGTGTTCGTCTGCGAGAACAACTACTGGTCCGAGCTGACCCCCATCGACGAGATGGTCGGCGAGCCCGAGCTGTGGAGGCGCGCGGCCGGGTACGGCATGGCCGGCGAGCGCGTGGACGGCAACGACCCCGCGGCCGTGCGCGCCGCCGTCCGGGCCGCCGTCCAGAGGGCCCGGTCGGGTGAGGGGCCCACGCTCCTGGAGCTGATGACCCAGCGGCTCGTCGGCCACTACATCGGCGACGTGGAGCAGTACCGCAGGCCGGGCGAGCTGGACCGGGCCCGCGAGGAGGAGCCGATCGCGCGGCTCGGCCGGTCGCTGGCGGCCGAGGGCGTCCCGGCCGCCGACATCGAGGACGCGCGCACGCGCGCCCAGGCGGAGATCGAACGGGCCGCGGAGGCCGCGCTGGCGGCGCCCCCGGCCGACCCCCGGACCGCGAAGGACCATGTCTATGCCTGA
- a CDS encoding SDR family NAD(P)-dependent oxidoreductase: MTVELALTGRRILVTGAAGGLGRAVAERLAECGARVAPADLREDDVAAVAAGMRADGAAGAPEPVPLAADLADPEQARALPGRAAEALGGLDGLVNCAGVMQTKPLAGVTPEEWRRVIDLNLNAVFLVTQRAAELMDGGGSVVTLASVAARSGRPDAAHYAASKAALLSLTKSAALAYGPAIRVNAVCPGVFLTPMWEGIIAERERRFGEGAGRAYLDQVTGACALERDGRPRELADVVAFLLSDLASYVTGQAINVDGGLEMD; the protein is encoded by the coding sequence GTGACCGTGGAGCTGGCTCTCACCGGGCGCCGGATCCTGGTGACCGGCGCCGCCGGAGGGCTGGGACGCGCGGTGGCGGAGCGGCTCGCCGAGTGCGGCGCCCGGGTGGCGCCGGCCGACCTGCGCGAGGACGACGTCGCGGCGGTGGCCGCCGGGATGCGCGCGGACGGCGCCGCGGGCGCACCGGAGCCGGTGCCGCTGGCGGCCGACCTCGCCGATCCGGAGCAGGCCCGCGCGCTGCCCGGACGCGCCGCCGAGGCCCTCGGCGGGCTGGACGGGCTGGTCAACTGTGCGGGCGTCATGCAGACCAAGCCGCTGGCCGGGGTGACCCCCGAGGAGTGGCGGCGGGTGATCGACCTCAACCTCAACGCGGTCTTCCTGGTGACCCAGCGGGCCGCCGAGCTGATGGACGGCGGCGGGTCGGTCGTCACCCTCGCGTCGGTGGCCGCGCGGTCGGGCCGTCCGGACGCGGCGCACTACGCGGCGTCCAAGGCGGCGCTGCTGTCGCTGACCAAGTCGGCGGCGCTGGCGTACGGCCCGGCCATCCGCGTCAACGCGGTGTGCCCCGGAGTGTTCCTGACTCCGATGTGGGAGGGGATCATCGCCGAGCGCGAGCGCAGGTTCGGGGAGGGCGCGGGCCGGGCCTACCTGGACCAGGTGACCGGGGCGTGCGCCCTCGAGCGCGACGGGCGTCCCCGCGAACTGGCCGACGTGGTGGCGTTCCTGCTCAGCGACCTGGCCTCGTACGTGACCGGTCAGGCGATCAACGTCGACGGCGGACTGGAGATGGACTGA